In Halotia branconii CENA392, the genomic stretch AAGAAAACACATCAGGGCGGGGTTATATTGTCAGGCTGGGGAAAGGTTGGCAGGATAGTCAACGTTAAAGATTCGATGCGCGTGTGTGTAGTTAAAGACGTTCCCCATGATTGGCTGCTGCCGCAAGTATCAGCAATGATTCATCATGGAGGTGCAAGCACAACGGCGGCGGTTTTACGTGCAGGGATACCCTCAATCGTCGTACCCTTCTTTGCAGATCAGCCAATTTGGGGTGAAAAGCTAACCCGACTGGGAGTAAGCCCTACGCCCATACCGTACAAGAAAGTGTCAGAAAAAACTTTAGCACAAGCAATTCAAGTAGTGCTAGGTGATGAGGTGATGCGGTCGAAAGCGCAAGAGTTAGGTGATAAGATTAGGCGTGAAGATGGTGTAGCAAATGCAGTTGAGGCATTTCACCGTCATCTTGGGATTATCTCTACCTAAGAATTTTGACTAACTTTCGGTCGGCAAGTTCTCATTGCGAGCAACGAGCGATCGCCCTATAAAATCACAGAAAGAAAAGTTTTTTGTGATTTTGCGTAAAGCACAGAATTTAAGGTGAATAGTATTACATACCGAACCCACTATATGTAAACCAGGGACAACAGCGTAAAAGTCCCTTATATAAACTTTACTACTCAAAGCTGCTTTAGAATTGTCCTAGAGCAGCTTTTGATTGTTCGTCTTTAGCCAGCCTGAATTTCTGATGATGAGAAATCAGGGCTAGGTGTGTGGGCATTAGTTGATCTGTAAAAATATGTTTCAGCAAGAGGTTGAAGATTGACTTGCTCGAACATGATAGTGATGATTCAGAGTTATCGCTCTAGAGGAGGATTGAGAAACTTGGAAAGTCACCAAGAAAAAATCCTGGTGGTAGACGACGAAGCAAGCATTCGCCGGATTTTAGAAACGCGCCTTTCCATGATTGGCTACGACGTAGTGACGGCTGGCGACGGGGAAGAAGCTTTGGACACTTTTCGCAAAGTTGAACCTGACTTAGTAGTTTTAGATGTGATGATGCCCAAGCTAGATGGCTATGGTGTGTGCCAAGAATTACGCAAAGAATCTGATGTGCCAATTATTATGCTAACAGCGTTGGCAGATGTAGCAGATCGGATCACTGGGCTGGAATTGGGGGCTGATGACTATATGGCGAAACCATTCTCTCCTAAAGAGTTGGAGTCAAGGATTCGCTCGGTGCTGCGACGCAGAAGTTATAGAACAAGCACTGCTGTGATTTCTAGTTTGGGAGTGATTGAAGTAGACGATCTCAAAATTGATACGAATAAGCGGCAAGTCTACAAAACAGGTGTGCGGATTCGATTAACGGGCGTAGAGTATAGCTTGCTAGAGTTATTGATGAGTCACTCTGGAAAATCTTTTTCCCGTGGAGAAATATTGCAGCAAGTGTGGGGTTACAACGCAGGACAACACGCAGATACTCGTGTGGTGGATGTGCATATTTCTCGATTAAGGGGAAAGCTAGAAGATGACCCGGAAAATCCAGAGTTAATTATTACGGCTAGAGGAGCAGGTTATCTTTTTCAACGAATTATTGAACCAAAGCATGAGCTATGAAACTATCAAATGTCCTCCCTTAAAGTTGATACTGTGCTTTGTATCAACGGCAGCGTCCTAATCGTCTTTTATACGCCTGGACAATGCTGGCAGTTCCGTATTGTCAGCCGCACAGGTGGCATATTCGGGGAACAAAAGATATACTACACGGCTGATGCGGCGTTACAGGCGGGGTTGGATTGGCTCAAGGATGAAGGGTGATGAGTGCGTGGATGCTCCAGCAGTCCTTGATCTGAATGTGTTCCACCATTAGTCTTTCAATTCTGCATACGCAAAAAGCTGAAATACCGAATTTGTGCTGCTGCAAAACAACTCGCACTCCAAGCGATCGCAGCATTGACGTGATGCAATTCAGTTTTCACTTTAACGAAATTGAGAGTGGCGTGGGACGAAAAACCCTTATTTATCAAAGCTTATATCTGCTTTGAGCTTCTACTTGGTGGGACGAAGTGAATACCATGCGGTTGCTTATTGTCTCTACTTTTGTACTCGCATTTGGATTGGAGATTGAGGGGACAAGACGTTCTCGATAGAACTCCTGCCGCAATCCCGACAGCACCCCCAGCAATCCCAACTCTGACCAAACGCCCAAACTTTCACCGCGTAGAGAAACCCGATAATACCCACAGTCTAAGCGATCGCAAACAACGGGACAGCCGGACTGGTGGCATTTCTCAATGAGGTTCAAAATTCTTGATGGATATGTAGCGTTCGGAGAGAATTTGCCACCGGGGATGATTTTCAACTGTGGCTTTTGAGCAGCACCGATTTCTCCACCCCAATATTCTGGCAAATACGCTTGTACAATTTCTTCACCCACTTGATGGCGATGGCAAAAATCCCCAGTCTTCTCGTAGCAGCACAGGGTAATATCTGCACTCGATTCCCGCTGCTTTTGCACCCACAAATCAATCAGCTGCTGCCGGGATAGCAGTATCTCGTGAAACTGGCGCTTGTATTTCTGCTGCGCGGCCGCATCTTTGGCTGATGATTTCCACCACTTCAGTAATTCGGGAGTCGGGGCGAATAATGGTAAGTGCTTGCCTTTCCAGTTCTTGGGGGGATAAAGGGAGATAGAGACTGCTTCTCCTTTGATAATGCCACTATAATACGAAGTGTAGATAGTCATGCTACACCCTCGCTAGGTCGGTATCTGTTACCCAAGCTCTGCGGTCGCCTGATGTAATTAGCTTGCCATCGCATTCGCACAGTTCTGGAGATACCCACTCGACGGTATAAGTCCAGAAATCCTCGATCTGATGGATACCTTGAACAATACGGAGCTTGCTGATATCTCTGTTGCAGCGAAATACTACTTTCTTGCCCAGTGCAAAGACGGGCTTGTCTATGGCTGGTTGTAGTTTTCCTGTGCCAATGAGTTGGTTTACTGATGTATAAACCACTTCATTGTCAAGCGCAACAGCATAGTTCCAATCATCTTGCAGCCACTCGACACCACAGCAATATCCGAACGAGTTGCTGGTAGTGACGTAGACTCGCTCTAGTAGATTGATGGTCAGTGGCGGCATTTGTTTACCCCAAGGTGGGGAGAGATACCAGCAGTTTTCTAGGGTGTTGATAAGTTGAGTCATGCAACTGCCTCCTGATTTGACAACAAACTGCACAAATAATCAATTCGTTTCCACGCCACAGCTGCTTGCCTGGGCGAACAACTTAATCCGTAAGCGCGACGAGCATCGTAATTGCCAGGGATGCCCTTTCGCACTCCAACGGGAACCCCATGAGCCACCGTAAGAACTCCGGGTTGATAGCTTCGGACTTCGTGAGACTCCCGTATTGACGCAGTTTGATTTCTAACTTGGTCTGCCCAGGGGGACGGGATGACTTTGTTGAATAAGCCATTGGGGTAGGCAATAATAAAGACGCGCTTTCTCTCGTGTGGCAAGCCAACGCAGTATGCGGGTATAGTTTCCCATTCACATACATACCCGATTTGGGAAAGGTCTTCGAGAACTGTTGCCATTCCTCTAGCGAGTAGACCTGTTGGGTTTTCGATCTCGACGATCGCGGGTCTACACTCTTGGATAATCCTGAATTGTTCTGCCCAAAGTGCG encodes the following:
- a CDS encoding DUF488 family protein, whose protein sequence is MTIYTSYYSGIIKGEAVSISLYPPKNWKGKHLPLFAPTPELLKWWKSSAKDAAAQQKYKRQFHEILLSRQQLIDLWVQKQRESSADITLCCYEKTGDFCHRHQVGEEIVQAYLPEYWGGEIGAAQKPQLKIIPGGKFSPNATYPSRILNLIEKCHQSGCPVVCDRLDCGYYRVSLRGESLGVWSELGLLGVLSGLRQEFYRERLVPSISNPNASTKVETISNRMVFTSSHQVEAQSRYKL
- a CDS encoding DUF1392 family protein, encoding MTQLINTLENCWYLSPPWGKQMPPLTINLLERVYVTTSNSFGYCCGVEWLQDDWNYAVALDNEVVYTSVNQLIGTGKLQPAIDKPVFALGKKVVFRCNRDISKLRIVQGIHQIEDFWTYTVEWVSPELCECDGKLITSGDRRAWVTDTDLARV
- a CDS encoding glycosyltransferase, which encodes MRVCVVKDVPHDWLLPQVSAMIHHGGASTTAAVLRAGIPSIVVPFFADQPIWGEKLTRLGVSPTPIPYKKVSEKTLAQAIQVVLGDEVMRSKAQELGDKIRREDGVANAVEAFHRHLGIIST
- the rpaB gene encoding response regulator transcription factor RpaB; translated protein: MESHQEKILVVDDEASIRRILETRLSMIGYDVVTAGDGEEALDTFRKVEPDLVVLDVMMPKLDGYGVCQELRKESDVPIIMLTALADVADRITGLELGADDYMAKPFSPKELESRIRSVLRRRSYRTSTAVISSLGVIEVDDLKIDTNKRQVYKTGVRIRLTGVEYSLLELLMSHSGKSFSRGEILQQVWGYNAGQHADTRVVDVHISRLRGKLEDDPENPELIITARGAGYLFQRIIEPKHEL
- a CDS encoding DNA cytosine methyltransferase, whose translation is MKSVLSLFSGIGGLCHHGIAAAGLSHKFQVQQFVEISPYSQSRLRYEQPQIPIHADVTNYHCNRGQFDIVCGGFPCSGTSNSGNRQGLADHRSALWAEQFRIIQECRPAIVEIENPTGLLARGMATVLEDLSQIGYVCEWETIPAYCVGLPHERKRVFIIAYPNGLFNKVIPSPWADQVRNQTASIRESHEVRSYQPGVLTVAHGVPVGVRKGIPGNYDARRAYGLSCSPRQAAVAWKRIDYLCSLLSNQEAVA